In Solanum lycopersicum chromosome 3, SLM_r2.1, the genomic stretch ACAGATTTAATAGTAATTTCACATACGTACGTAGAGTAACTATACAACGATAACATCGACTTACAAACTTAGACTTTGCAAAGGTGTcatatatttcatgaatttctattAACTTTTCTCGTCAgtgtgaaaattgaaataaactaaaacatgaaagcacaaataaaagaaatgaactgACGaggatttcaaatatattatgatgaaatactATAGTTATTGGTATCGATGTTCAACTTGAactaattattcatttttttaatcaatcaaaagtttgattttaaataaatttattattgcactaaataatttttaaaatttacaaaaataaataaataaaatgatgaaatcaaactaaatatatttaaagatattttaaaaaaataaacattttaattaaaatataaactaCATTTATGGGTGGTGAATTTCATGCATTTGTGCGTGagtataaataatcatataatatattgtttctacaaaagtcaaatttaaaagaagtgaatgaagtataaaataaaacaaaaatgtacaacaagagagagttggtCTAATAGTAAGCACTCTTTACTTCCAACCTTAATGTTGTGAGTTTGATTCCCCAAGGTAGCATAATCTACGAGCTCCTGGTCAAGGTTGATAAAAATTGAGATAGGAGACATTTTTATAATGagaaattttatcatatatatatttaggaacaaaataattttttgtatataaaatacaatcaTTAGCGACGAAATTAGATTTTGTTTAACTACGAAATACATATAACTTTGGAGACAATTGATTTCGTCACTGATTGAAGTAAACTAATTAGCGACGATATAATTTTGTCGGTATTAAACTATTAATAACCTTTTTAGTGACAAATCATATtattaactacaaaaatatactttttacgACAAATAAAATTGTCACAAATGTTTAAGCATTTGAAgacgatttttcttttttgtagttaatataatattttcagcGACGAAAACACTAAATTTTCTTTGTATACTTTTAGAGACACACAAAGTGACGACTGAGTGATGAATTATTTTTCGTCACACAAGATTTTAAGTgacgaaatatgatttataatgacGAAATTATTTGTCCTTAATAATCGAATTTGTTGTAGTGTTCTAAATTCAACAGTCCAACTTTCGATAAGCATATCTCCCTCACACGATATAAAAAATGCGCAAACTCAgcggcgttggaaagatatCTCCAAGGGCTTTCCAATCATATCAATAAATtactctaactcatcctgagctaggagttatgaccgtttggaaatgaccaaaactcacttcttaaacttagaaattttttcagatttctcattttctttccaaaactaatattttttaatttcttagcttattcttagcTATTTCGAGTTACGAAATATTACAAAAGTGGTCCTTATGAGAACTTATCTCAATCCAAGGCGATTATTTTTACTTGAGCGTTGAGTTATATTTTTTGAGAGTAATATTGAGCACCAATACGAAATAGGGTTCGGATAACTCACATTTTCCATAAACCACATAGGCAGTGTGAGTTAGGTTTTTTCTTACATCATTGGATATATTCACCATaaagttcatttttattttatccttcTCCCTGCATGGGAAGTTTTTTTTCATGGCTCTTTTAGGTTGAAAAATTTGATACATATTCTAAAATCAAATTGAATGATACAAGAAGGTACCTTTATTTTGTAGTTTGATATCTCATGTATGAAACACATGTGGAGggcttcattttattttgaaaaataaaaataacgatTATCTTTAATTATATAGCTTAGGATAAAATGTTTAACTTTTAGTACATATACATTAAGGACCCATTGCTATCAtgcttatatattatatatctctTATATTTTGGTATTGTTTGATTTCATTATATTGTACCAAATACATATgaatattactaaaatatctATAGATTTGCCTAAACAACATCTGAAAGTTTAAAaatatcacaataaataactCAGTCAGTTAGACAACATGCTTTTCCTTTCTTCATTTGGAATATTTGAGTACATAACTATAGTAAATTCCACAAGAATGTCAAAAATGATACCCCTTATCAAAACCCCTAGTTAGGACAATGGAGTTCATTTATTTGACTAATAAAGAACATCAACcatataacaacaaaaaaaaaagaatctctaaaatggtatataaataaatattgatgaatCTTAGAGTAATGTATGCTGAATCTTAGCTTTTTCgttaaattaaatcaaaggaAAGAGCAACCTTGCTATCATTAACACCTTGTTTggtttgtattgtattgtttgtctaaatatgatgttttgattcttactgaaatttatttgttaatctaaatacaattttttcattgtttttattttaagtttaacttAGAGCTCATATTTGAGCTAAGGTAATACTGATTCACCGAAGCCTTGGACCCATATAAtcagaaataattaatttactatTGTTGCAAAGATTTGCACTTTATCATTTTGTCGTATTAATTGCTActcaaagataattttatttttctttaggtCAAACACAACTTGTTTTTTATCAATCggtacttttatgaaaaaagcacttttgaaaaatgaacacttttcaaaataacttgattttcttgttgagtTATTATCTAAAATCATCCCTCAACTATGACTCAAATATAATGTACATCCTTATATTATCTAGGTGAGAAAAAAACATCCTTATACTATATAAAAAACAACAAGAATCATCCTTCAATCTATTTATGTTAAGAaactaattaaatcaataaaaaaaattggtcatGTCTTGCCACGAACAAAAGATCAAAGTTACCTAAAAAGAATAAAGATATGGATAGGAAATGAATCTTTCATTATCGGAATTTAAATTTTGCATGTTGTCACTTTATATACTTTACAATGCAATTTGCATTTTATACAATGTTCTATTCgaaaatttgaagttggagTAGTATTTGACCAtatttttacaagaatatttagaatttgaatacattttgtctgaatatgatttaaatcctcaatttctagaaaaaaaatcacttaatttGACTAGTTTAaccatgtgtatatatattcattCCACTTGAcgcatttaattttttgttggtggcatgagttttttttttaaatagacaGAAGGATGAATCTTGCAATTTTTTGGATAGATCAAAGATGTCTTTTGTTCACTTATATGACACAGGGATGTACTTTAAGTTTAGGTCATACTTCAGGGATGATTTAGCAAGAAAAAACGAACACTCATTTACATTCGTGCATATCACTttgctttgaattttttttacgtCATATTGAGAATCGATATGTTGTTGTGCATATATTCAAACTTATAAAACAATATTAAGTGACCTACCATGCAGTAGACTACAAATACTAATAgataaagtatttttaataGAAATCATCAAAGTAAATGTATTACAAACcattattgaaataaaatagtaaaatcaaAGGAAATTAACACACATGGTAATATGAATTTAAACCTTCATTTTGTTGCATAGGACATTGATGAAAGATACTACCAAAGTTGATTCATTTAGCTATCTTCATTTTCTGGGGGGGCCTCTGAGGAAGACGAAGTTCCAATTTCTAGCTTCTTCAATTGATCTTTTAAGATACCCTCGGCAAAATTTAATGTAGTTTCAAATGTGGTCAGATTCTCTGCATCGATTTGGTCAATGGACTCCCACCAACATTTTTCTCTAGCATTGTTCATTTGTTCTAAAGAAcgtattttttccttttcagcTGCTTCCCTTGCCTCTAGTTCATTCAACCTGATGTTGTTTTCAATTGCAATGTTCCTTGCATTTTCGGCAACAAGTCTCGTACCCAGATCTAATTCTATTGTGGGGTTCACAAAATGATCAATGACTACAGCACTAGTTGGGTGAATGTATGAATATTGGGTCCTACCACTTGGACAAGACGAAACTATTCCAATATCGACGTTACAAGCTCTTACAATCTTACTTGCATTTTTATATAAGGACGGCAATCGTTTGGAAAATGCGATTTTCCGCTTAGTTTCATCTTGTATTTTTTCTATTGGAATTTTTTGACGTCCTGCTGTTTTCTTATCCTCCATTCTAGAATGCCATATAATCTATTGATTTCCAACAATGTgagttaaaaagaataaaacatcATGAGTATTTATacacacataaaaaatttattcacaatagtaatttaatttcaagtcaatattgTTATGGAAAGTAAATCCTTCtaatttcaagtcaatattgCTATGAAAAGTAATCCATTTAATTTCAAGTCAGTATTATTATGGAAAGTAATCCATTTAATTTTAAGTCAATATTGCTATGGAGAGTAAATCATTCTTTATGTTGAATTTATGGTAGagaatttatattgaattgatattcaaAATCTGTGTTTTATggtaacataaatatatttgaaattcaaacaaaaaaaggtAAGTTGTTGAATATAcctagagctgtcaatatgggctatAGCCCACCCCATCCGAGCTAACCCATATAGACTTTGACATTTTAAGGGTCAGGCCTGGCTAGCCCATTTTTGACGTAGGCCATAAAATGGTCGGCCCAACCCATAAGTACGTGGGCTGACGGGCCAGcgcactttttttttaaaattatattttttttataattattaaattaaattttaaattataatttaaaatattaccataaatatcgacaaaataatattacatgatgtAATGTTAGTACTTGataatcaaatcaatataaaattatttttataatatttattagggaTAATTTCAGATACCTCCATGTTTCGCTCTATAACAATCACCTCCCGTTTGGCTTACGATATTACGTCTACCTCCCTTGTTTTCATTACTTGTAATCATtctttaaacctatttaaaataaatataaattaatatagatttgacaattttactctttttttatataaattttttcttattaataaatattatataaaaataacttttttgaaaaatagtttaaaaataaattaatacaaagacttgtttttttaatccaacaaAAATCAAAGTCTTCAACTAAGCTGACCCACATTTTCACCAAATATTAACTCTTTATCTCTATTTCACCTTTACCAATTCACGTAAAAATAATTCCCCATAATAACCCATCATTTTCCGgcaataatttcttttttaaaatagaagacAAAATTGAACTTCCCAAGAAAGAAATTCGATAAGAACGATAAGATTTTGTTCTAGTTAAACATTTACACAAGCAAAGAAGAAACACGATCCAAcgaataaagataaatcattaaaaattagatctaaacattaatatataagggtaaatttgtcaaatctaaattaatttatattaaataggtttaaagaatggttacaagaaaatgaaaataagggaagTAGACGTAATATCGTAAACCACAAGGAAGGTGAGTGTTATAGAGCGAAACTTGGAGGGAGGTCTCTGAAATAATctctatttattaagttttttttttcaagtaaaagtataaatatatatatataaatattaacctaattattttgaatttggactctctctaattttaaaatttaatattatattatatttataattaattattattggccTACGAGCCGGCCCTAcctatatttctcaagcccaTCAAATCAACAGACTTATTCAGGGCGGGCTAAAAAGtcttttcttaaatgggctCCAAAAATTTTAGCCCAACCCTATTAAATCTGGGTTAGGCCAGGCCGGCCCAacgggcctagcccatattgacggctctaaatataccaaataaaatttattgattaatgaTTAATCATTGTGTATATAATTTAGTGGACCCTTAgtcatatacaaaaatattttaatttttttatgtaactaaatcaaaattttcacaTAGGTGTAACTCACGCTTAGGGTGAGTGGGTGTAAGGAAGAGACTAAAAACCCCTCCTTTATTTGGGTTAAGAAGCCCTATCTAGAGACGTTGCACTCAAACAATCATATCACCTTTACGATCTCAGATTTTAACAAACTCAGTGACATTGGAAAGACGATACAAAGATCTCCGATTTGATACCTCATGGGCCACCTAACATATTTTATGCTAAAAGTTATGATCGTTTAAAATTGACAcaaatcttaaaataatttacatattaCTTGAACAAATTTCTCTCCAGTTCTTTTTGGAACTCGAGTTGCTACGTACTGCGACCTTGGCACCTAAGAAAATCTAAATTCCTCCGTAAAATCTACTCACAACTAAAGACGATTCGAATCCCAGAGATGAGTAATATTATTGATTCTGAGTTTTAAATTCTTGAATAcgagtttttaaatattatgcattgaaatattttagttGTTGTTCATGTTTATATTTCACATGAACCTCATTTACTGTGTTTTCATTGAGAATCGTTTGGTCAAAAAATTTCCTTAGTTTAATTTTGATAGTTTGAAGTGAGTTCAAGAGTAAAGTTTAGTATAAATTTTCAGTAGAGTATAAGCGATTAGTTATTGaatatactaaataaaatttactcattaattattaatcattATGAATATAAGTTAATGGatcattaattatacaaaaataatatatcaattattttatgtaaataatcagatttttaatttgctcaatcaaaaataatatctatcatttatgaaaagaaaaatgtgataaatacATCCACACGTGCGCGCTCTATGTCATGGCTCAACCCATCGGGTCGTGCAGATACCTGCTCCAACACCTAAGTTGGAGAACTCTCGACTCCCACTCATAGAAACATGCAAAGATTAAAGAAAAACAgagataaatgaaataataaagttTTATAAATGAGACCCTTAAAAATGATGTTAACATTTGTAAAGTAATTTACACCCCCGAGGATCTAGTTTTAACAAGTACAAGAGCTATTAAGAATACAACATACATGATAATGAAAAGACACAACTACCACCATGCGGAAGGAATGATAGAATCTGTTGGAGAATTTCTTCGTCTTCACCTAATGAGACATCACCGACCCTGCATCCAAACTACGTCAAAAAGGCAAACCAAGAGTAGTATCATTACAAACAAAACGTAGTGATTGACATCACCGGTCAACCCGAATACTCACtacataatataagaaatcaaCTGGTGAAACATGTAATAAGACTAATCCTTCCTCCGCCTTTCTGTTTTGACTACCCTTACCTTTCCGGATATTAATATCAAACTAGTTCACTTGCCTTCAACCTCTTACTTACCTCGTTCATTATTACACCCATCACTCAATCCCTTAGGGAAATTCTGTATATAAATACCACTACGAACCTGATAACAAGGATAGCATTGGACCCTTAGTTCCCCCTTATTTTACCATTCACCTTTTATTACACCACTGAATATCCCTCATTAAATTTCAACTTAGAAACCCCCACCTATAAGAACATAATGTACAACTTAACAATCAATTCAGGGAACGCACCCAATTCCACATTATCAATAATTAGTACGAGTcaatgttgacacccaatttttgacccgcgttgatataaattaattatcgaacttcgtgaattttttaaattatttaaagttagttagttttataaatcttgcgaaaataaaatatatgtacatatatacatatatgtatatacatatatgtatatacatatatgtatatgtatatatgtatatcttaaacTCATTCCTTTACCCATCAGCCCACTCTTATTCCCAGGCCCAAAAACCCCTCAACCCAACACTTACTTAAATATCCCAGCCCACTTCTTCCCATTCAGACGGCccaaaacatttaaataaaaaaaaacccttCAACCCAGCCCCATACCCGCTCCGGCCCAACACCTAATACCCGACCCACGACCCCCTTCCCTTCTTCCCCTTCCCCACGTGATCCCCCTGCAAATGAAGAAACCCAGCAAAACAAATCCCCAAGCCAGCCACGCGATTCCCAGGAAAAACCCCGTCTCTCCCCACGCTctctcctctccttccctctctcCCGCGTCTCCCCCCCACGCGAGCTTCCCCTCTCGACAGAAAACCCAGAAAAACCGGAAAATCCCCAGAAATCGCGCCAACAACCCACGTTCTTCTCCCTTCCACCTTCCTCTTCGCGTGAACAAGACGCAACGACAGAGACCCATACCCTGTCAAGCAGGTCTGCGAAACGTCGCAGTCATCCTCGCCGGCACGCGATGGCCATGTGAGGTTTGACTCAAagtgaatttgaaattttttgaattcaagaagagGCTAATTCTTCTCCTCTATAAATACCCCTTTTCTTCATCAGAAAGGGGGTTAGAGATTTTCATCGAAAAATTCGGGAAAGCAGAACTTGGGAGacatttttttcgaaaatttgGTCGAAAGTTAAGGTTGAATCTTTGGTTGAAACTTTTGTTAGCATTCTAGGTGGGAAATTTTGTTGGAGATTTTCAGGAAGATAGGAACCTTAGACATTTACGTGTGAACTTATCGAGAAAAAGACTTCAAAAGGGTCGAAGGTCTCGATTCTGCTTTCGTCATTCGTTGTCTCATCTGAGGGTGGAAGCTCGTTCGTGTTTTGCTCGCTTGTCTCGGTGTCGCTGCTCGTCAACAGGTAAACACCCTTCCATATAATCTCCTTCACTTCTTGGGTTCAAATGTGATGGCTTGGGGTAGAGAGTTTCTATCATAAGTCTTTGGGATTTGTTTGCCATAGTTGGGAATGATCATAACGTGTATGTTTGCCGGAGTTTGATTGTCTGTTTTGTTTGTTCATACAACTCGCGTGGTCTGCCTGTTAAGCTTTCAAATATGTTTCTTTCAATTCGATCAGTTTGTCTTCATTTCGTTCATGTTGTTTGGCTAGAATCTGGAGGTCCGCTGATCTTGCGAGAAAATGATTCCGCTTTCTTCATCTTGTCGAGCGTGGCTCTTTTGTCTTATATAGTTAAGCATTTGAATGTTAAATGTGTGGCCTTGTACCTGTAGCCTTTTTGCAAATTAATCTCTCATAATCCAAATTTTATGTATGTAGACATTATCTGTTTTCCTCTCCCTAGCAGTACTCTTTTCGCCTTGTGAAATTGATTCTTGAATGCCTAAGTGGTAACAGATATAGTGAGTCGCTAGTTGGGTCGTGTGATCGcatcatttatttattgtattaaCGGATTTATTAGCCTCATCCCACTTAAAATACTTTCTGTTATGGGTTGTCTTGCTTATGAAATTATGTTTGTCAATGAGTTTACTGCTGGCCCTCTTCTTTATCTCCTTTGTGATTAATATTTCCTGCTCTTTGTTTATTCATTGAGTTTAGGAAGATTGGTAGAGTGTATGTCTGTCCCGACTTTGATAGTTGCCTTGCTTTGGCTTTCTCTCCCTTTAAAATATGACAAACATGCTATGTCAAGAGGTCCTCCCGCTTGAGATCGTATGATGCATGTGTGTTATCCGCATGAGTTAGTTACTAGATTGTGTGTGAGtgaaaactatttttcttcaatGCTTTCTATTTGATGGTTAAGCATTATATTGTGTGTGGATAAAGATTATTTTCCGTTTTAACCTCTCTCTTTTGCTTTATTGCATGGGAAATTCTCCTCGAGTCCTCCTGAACTTTAATCCATCTCGTTGCACTTTCTCATTGAGCCGTAAAGGCTCAAACCTCCACTCTCGAGTCGTCCAGCCTCTCCAAAATTGGTAAATTGATGGATAAGTTGAAGAACAGGTGGAAATGCAGTGCTGGAAATAATCTGCAGATGTTGAAGAAGCTGTATACCAGTTGTATACATCTGATATACACTGGTATACATGTCGAAAATGCACAGGAAATCCGAACTCGAAATCTGGTTTGATAGCAGGAAAATTACGCTCCTGGGAAGGAGTTTTCAACTTCAGAAAGTTGAAAAACAGGCAGATATACA encodes the following:
- the LOC112941130 gene encoding agamous-like MADS-box protein AGL29; the encoded protein is MEDKKTAGRQKIPIEKIQDETKRKIAFSKRLPSLYKNASKIVRACNVDIGIVSSCPSGRTQYSYIHPTSAVVIDHFVNPTIELDLGTRLVAENARNIAIENNIRLNELEAREAAEKEKIRSLEQMNNAREKCWWESIDQIDAENLTTFETTLNFAEGILKDQLKKLEIGTSSSSEAPPENEDS